Part of the Cuniculiplasma divulgatum genome, CTAATGATTTTTCAGCAAAATGATGCCTGGATGATTTATTGAATTTCTTTTGCGTCATTCCCCTCTTATGTTGAATTATTTTTGCATTTCTTTTTTCATAATTGCATTACTACTGCATTAAACTTGTATTATAATTGAATTATAATTGCATTACTTCCAAAACAATAAGAAAAAAAATAATCTTAATATGGTTCAATATTTGCCATTAAAATGCCAAAATGTATGGCTTTATCTTAGTAGAATCTGCAAAGTTGGCTTTTTGATCTAAGATTTTTTTTAAAATCTAATTATAGGGACAAAGTGATGTTTAAAAATTCTATATTTATTTAGCTCATCTATATTGAATATCGCATATGAATTCTAATAACCATGAGCAAAACAAATGTCTATCTAAATATATAGAACAATGATAAGTGTTTGTTATTTATATCTTTTTTAAACCTGTCTTAACTCTTTCGAAGTATATTATTAATCATCATTCATTTCATCCTGTAAAATCATAGGATTGTTTAGTAAACTTCTAGATTAGGAGGAACCATAAACATTAAGGAAGTAAGGTTAGATCACCTGAAAGAGGGAGTTGATATCTCTATGGATTTCCATATGGGACCTAGAATTACATGGCACGTCTGCGATATGTTTTATAATGCACATGATACAAAACAACATATATGGAGGCACCTTAACATCTTCCAATATCCCAAATATTGGGTGCAAGTGAACCAAGGATAAGATGCAATGAGCATGGAGTGAAGACCGTTGATCTCCCATGGGCAATAAAAGGAAAGGGAACGCCTATTGTCTTTAAAATCCACAGATCTAAAGACATCGCGTACCTATCATTTTAAGATTACACTTCAGCAATTATGGCCTGTGATACTTCTATTGCTGTGAAATATCTGAAGAAATGAAATATCCTAGACGTCCAGATTACGTATGTGGACGTCATAAAGCTGGGAAACCCTATGGTATGCACATTGACTATATATTAGAAATAATAAAATCAAGAATACGGAGACAGGATCACATATCCGGTGGCAAGAAGTTGAGGTGAAACTAGATGAAAATTGAAGAGAAGTGTTCCAATTTCTGGTGGAGCAGATCAACAGTGTTAACAGAATTTTATCAACCTTAACTTGTGGATTTAGGTGCTTTTAACTCTTTATCTCTGTTTTGATTTTGTAGAAGGCTTGTTGTTATATTCCCTTCTCCTTAACATCTTTAGACTTTAATGGTAAAATCTAGTTATAGAACACCCGGATATTATAACATTCAAGGTATGAATTTACATCAGCAACAGTAATCTAAGTTTCGTCAAGGTTGATTGATTCCCTCCTAACTTATCCAATCATATCTGTAATAGTTTATTTCCCGTGTAGTATTCTCTCATTGTCGTAATCATACAAGATATCCTTAAATCCCTTACACTCTTAACCTTAATATATTCTAAAGATTGAGAAAAAAAGTTGTATAGTTATTAGCTTCTCTTTTCATTTATATCTAACTCACGCCATAGATCACTTCTCGTAGCGTAGATATACCCTGTATTCATATTTGGTTTTCTGCATTAGGATTGTATGAATTCCTTGGTTCAGTATATTCTACATAAAAACTACAATTTCTTAGCTTTTTAACAAGATTTTCACATCCATAGTGATATTCAATTTGAATCATCTCTATGTTATTAAGAACTTTATCATCTTCCTCTAACAATGCATATTCACAGCCTTCGCAGTCCATCTTTAATATACCGTTCTTAATATTATATTTATCAATCAAAGTTTTTAAAGAAAATATAGGTATATTTTTTCCTTTTACTGAAGAAATTAGGGTTGATCCATTAGAAGAAAATTTTCCCTGATCTATAATGATATTAGAATCCTTTCCATATCCAGCATTTAACAATATTATGTTATTAACGCTATTTAATTTTACGTTCTTTTCTGCAAATGAAAATGCATATGGATAGGGTTCAAGTCCTATAACACGCTTAGCACCATTTATAGAAAAATAAAGTGCTGAATCTCCTATATTCATTCCAATATCTATTACATCTCTATCCTTAACGTTCAGAAATTTATATTCTTCATAAAAGAAAACTGCATCCGGATCTGAATATCTTGCAGGGTCTAATAAGATTGGGACTTCTTTGTATTTAAATGATATTCCATCATTTGTTAATTTTATTTCTGATATGTTACTGTTTTTTATATTGTTTAGTCTAACAAATGCCGTGACTCTCCCATATGGTACCGTAAGTTCTTCCCCGTCCCTAAGAAACACACTGAAATTTACATCTTTGATATGGCTAGTCTTACGTTTTGCGTATAACGTAAAAAGAATGCCAATGTAATTTCTATATTGTTTTTTTATAAGAAAAAAAGTATTTATCAGTTCTTTTGTATGCATTTAATCTTCATGGTCTGATAATATAATATCTTTACTGTAAATTCTAATGACCCTTTACTATCCTTAATCAACCTCCATATTTATGTATTTCCTTGTTAACCACTCATCATTGATGTTCATTGCTATTGAAACAACCAGTCTTATCAATGAATCACTATTGGGAAATGCACCTATCTTTCTTGTTCTTCTCTTCAATTCCCTGTTGAATCTCTCTGTTACATTGTTTGTATGCAATTTCCTGCTATGTTCTCCTGGGAATGATATGTATGAGTACAGGGAATCATACCATTTATAGAACATATCAATGGACTTATCAAGCCTTAACTCCTCCATTCTATCTATGGCTATTTTAAACAGTGATTCATCCATTAAGGCCT contains:
- a CDS encoding FkbM family methyltransferase: MHTKELINTFFLIKKQYRNYIGILFTLYAKRKTSHIKDVNFSVFLRDGEELTVPYGRVTAFVRLNNIKNSNISEIKLTNDGISFKYKEVPILLDPARYSDPDAVFFYEEYKFLNVKDRDVIDIGMNIGDSALYFSINGAKRVIGLEPYPYAFSFAEKNVKLNSVNNIILLNAGYGKDSNIIIDQGKFSSNGSTLISSVKGKNIPIFSLKTLIDKYNIKNGILKMDCEGCEYALLEEDDKVLNNIEMIQIEYHYGCENLVKKLRNCSFYVEYTEPRNSYNPNAENQI